GATGACGGATCGGCTATCACTCCCTCGTCAGCTATCACTCCCTCGCCACCACCGGTACGCGGCCATACTTGGCGCGGACCTTTTCGGAGGCGGGTGAGAAATTCAGTTCGGCGCCGCGCCTGTCGGCGCTGCGGCCTGCGACCAGGAGGCCGTTTTCGCCGGCGACGATGTCGCCCTTGCGCAGCGTCGGATCGGCCTCGATCTTGACCGGGGCCAAGCCGACTTGATCCTTGCCGTTGCAGGTGCAGCCGCTGACGAGTTCATTGCGATAACGGAACGCGTTCGGCAAGTCCGAATAGGACTTGCCGTTTTCAGTGGTCGCGTTGTCGATACTGCTGCCGGAGAACACCTTCGTTTCGCTCGCCGGGCAGAGATTGTTGCAGTTGGCCGCGCGGCTTGCATTGTCGGATGCGGTGACGGGGAAATAGCGTCCATCGCAGGTCCGCACGCAAAACGCCTGGCCACCGCCGCCGCCATAGCGGACGCGCCCCTCGCCACGCGGCGCGTAGACCTCGCCGCCGTCATCGCTGAACGGCATCTGGATATAGGGCTGCTGGCGCGGGCGGGCGAAGCCGCCGAACAGTTGCGAGAAAAAATCCTGGGCCTGCGCGGCTGGCGCCAGCGCCGAAGCGCATACCAATGCGGCTGCCCCCCATGCTGCCAATTTTTGCATCGACCTTCTCCTCACATCCAACACAACGCGTCCGTTCAGTTAAGCCGCGGCGCCGTCAGGTTCATCGCCTGGCGGCCCGAAGGCGCGGCCGCGGCCGGGCGCGGATACGTGGCAACCGGACGAGCCGTGATGCCGGTCCTGCCGTCGCCGCCTCGCGCCATGACCGGGGCGTGCTTCGGCAGCACCACGACTTTCGTTCCGACATCGACGCGGCTGAAGAGATCGGTGATGTCCTCATTGGTCAGGCGGATGCAGCCCGACGAGACGAATTTTCCGATCGTCGAGGCATCGTTGGTGCCGTGAATGCGGTACTGGCTGGTGCCGAGATACATCGCCCGCGCGCCGAGCGGATTGCCGGGACCGCCGGCCATGAAGCGCGGCAGATAGGGCTGGCGCGCGATC
This portion of the Bradyrhizobium sp. AZCC 2262 genome encodes:
- a CDS encoding DUF2865 domain-containing protein, whose translation is MQKLAAWGAAALVCASALAPAAQAQDFFSQLFGGFARPRQQPYIQMPFSDDGGEVYAPRGEGRVRYGGGGGQAFCVRTCDGRYFPVTASDNASRAANCNNLCPASETKVFSGSSIDNATTENGKSYSDLPNAFRYRNELVSGCTCNGKDQVGLAPVKIEADPTLRKGDIVAGENGLLVAGRSADRRGAELNFSPASEKVRAKYGRVPVVARE